AATCTCTCAGACGCGCTCTGCGAGCCGAACAAAAACAGCCGTCGAAACGATCTGCACTGCGTTTGCCCTATTTAAAACGGCCCACCAAACAAAAAGTGTGTTCGATACAGAGACTCGAACTCAACAACAGCCGCTCAGCGCAAGATATTGCGATGGACTATGCCAAGTTCCTCACTCAGTTCCTCGGCCCATTGCTCAGAGTTGAAATCGACGAGAATCACTGCATGAGCTTCTGTGTGCTCGGGCTTCGAAAGCCTCTCCTGAAGCTCCAATACGTATCGAACCGTTCCGAGCCGAGGCGCGCTCTTTACTATATTGAAGGTGGCATTCTCGCGAACATGACTCGAATGGAAAAAACAGAAAACAAGGGTAGGCTTGAATTTCGACTTAGCAACTGCGGGACCTTTGTTCTGGCAGCTATTTTTGATTTTGCTCCGCGTCTACCGTGGAGTATCTACCGACTCACCCAAGCACCTTTTCATCTTTGGGTAATGAATTCATTCGGTAAGTACCTCAGAAACCGAAGTTCCAACGCATCGAAACCTGCGCTAAGTTTGTAGTAGATTAACTGTCACGAACCAGTGATAGCCACAGTAGCTCATCAAAGCTACTCGCAAAGTCCAAGCAATTGTCCTTATCCAGTTTGTTTTGACCAATTGTTGATGGGTTGGACCATGAAATCCCGACGCCAAACGGTTGTGGAGCGGTACCTGGACAAACGCAGTTGATAACCAAATGGCCGCCAGTAAAACCAAGGCAGCAAGCCATGCCGGATGCCTCACCATCAGCGGGTGGGCAAAGGCGCAAAACGCAACTGCGCTCACGAGTTCTGTCGCCATTAAGGGAAGAACGACCCACGTAATCTTACGCACGTGTTCCTCTTGATAGCGGACGTAATGCTCTTGGGAAACCCGCTCAAAGAGCGGGTAATGGACGATTTGAATCATCCAAATGAGCCCCAGCATGGCACTTGATGCCAAAAGGTGAAGAAGCCATAAGCTAAAAACAGCTGGCATTGTCATCATTTAGAAGTTCACCTCTACTCTGCAATACTGGCCGCTCCCTGATCTTGAGACCCGAAATGAGAGCCACCTGCTCCTAAAAATTCTCGAAGGTTCCCAATATGAGAACTGGCTCGGATGCGACCCAGAGCCTGCTGCTCAAGCTGCCTCACTCTTTCACGGCTGATGCCCATCGCTTCTCCGAGTTCTCGGAGTGTATATTGTTTGGGTTCACCAAATCCATATCGCATGCGGATAATTCGAGCTTCACGCTCAGGTAGCTCGCTAAGAACTTCCTTAATCTCATCGGAGAGAAGATGAAACATCGTTTCTTCTTCGGGATCGAATGCGTCATCATCGCTTAGAAAGTCTGCAATCGTTCCCCCTTCTCCGCCGCCCAATGCCACGTCGAGTGATAGAGGTTGCTGCACCATGTTTAAAGCCCGCTCCACACTCTGGAGAGGCACTCTGAGTGCTCCGGAGATATCCTGGGCTGATACATCATCGGCGTACTCCGACAAGTAGCTACGGGTCTTCATTACGCGTGAATACATCGCCATGGCATGCCGCGGTACGCGTATTTTTCGGCCTCTGTCTAAAACAGAGCGTCCAACGCTTTGCCTGACCCAATAGTTCGCGTAGGTCTTAAATCGCACACCTCGTCCTAGGTCGAATCGCTCTAAGGCGATCAAGACCCCCATCATTCCCTCTTGAACTAAATCATCCAATTGGAAATCATGGCGATGGTAATTCCCGGCAACGCGAATCACCATCGGGACGCAGTGCTCGATGATTTCGTTCGTGGCCACACTCATGGCGTCGACCTGCGCCTGGACCTTAATAGCGAACCCTCGAAGATAATCGAGGCTGGTCACGTATCTGGCTTCAAACTCCTCACAATCCTTCATTTCCAGACGGCCTTGAGAGACCTTCATACGAAGGTGCAAAGCCTTTTCATGAAGCTTTAAGATGTATGCCCCAATATTCTGCACCGAGTCCTCAGTGAGCTGCATTTTGGCAAGTTCTTTGGACAAGGATTTTGAAATGGTCTTGAGCCGCCTAGCCACGGATGCCGGGGCTTTCTGGCTTTGCTCAAGACGCGAAAGCTCCAGGTGTTCCGCGCGAAGCTTTTGAAGCTTGTGCTGAATCCGTAGCTCTTTCTTAGTGTTTGGGTCTCCTGAAGCTTGATTTCCCGAGGCCGATTCCGGACCCGCCGGGTCGACAATATCAACCCTCCGCATCGAATCGAGGAAGTTCACAGTTAGCGGGCTGGCTTCCACCAGGGCCCGAAGCTGCTCGCGTGCTTCCATAAATCGCGTGAGCGAATCTTGTTCTTGTTCTTGATTAAGGGTCCGGTAACGGCCCCCACGTTTAAACCACTGTTTCTTCGGCGCTACGGTCTCGCAATTGCGCGGTGAAGGTCTAGACATCTAGATGACCTTTCTTTCCACGCAGAGCCCTGGGAGCGGTTAAGCTGTGCCCTGCCTATGTAAGTTCTACTAATAACGGGGGTACACCCTAAATAAATTTCAAGGCGTAGCCTCCGAGTTCCATTCTTTAATTTCCTCTGCAGCTCTTTGGGCACTCAGCCAAGCCCCTTCCAGTGTGCCGCTTCGCGTATATGATCCTGTTGCCATGAGGCGTCGTTTCTCACAAACAAGTGGTTGGTAGTCGGCTTGTTGGTAGGGCTGGGCATAGAGCCATCGGTGGCCTATCAACCTGGCTGGACGACGGTCTTCAATCCCCAAGGCATCTCGAAAAGTCTCCCAGAGAATTTCAGCAGATTCGTCCTTTGTTAGGTTTAAATTTTCCGCCGTCCAATCGTGGGAAGCGTGTAAGACCCAGTTCTCACCCGGGTTTCGGTTCGGCTTGGAACTGTTTCGAATCGCTTTCGCAAGCGGTCCTTTTTCGAAAACAATCTCATCACAGCTGGTCGCCAGTGGCTCTTCAAAACAAAGCATGGCCGCCCAAACCGACTGCGTCCTCATGGCGCAAAGTTCATCGACATATTCAGGAAAAGGGCTGCACAAAGCTGCCGCCTGCGCGGGGGGCACTGTCAATACCAGAGCATCGAAGTGCCCCAAGTCTTGGCCATCTTCACTCTCTAGTTTCCAGCGATCGTCTTCATAAGAAATTTTTGCTACCCGGCACGAAAACTGCGGTGCAATTTCACCCAGCTGCTGCTTACATAATTCGTTCATTCCCGGTATTCCCAAATAGCGAATACTGGTCGCTCGTGCCGACACCAGCCCGAAGGAGCTACTGCAGACCACTTTGGGTTGCCACGCAGAGACAACACCTGCCTGTTCCCACGCTCTGACTTGTTCTAAAAAGTGAGGGCTTGAAACGGTAAAGTAGGGCGCACCGTGGTCAAAGATACCCTCCTCGGAACGGCGGGTGGAACATTGTCCTCCGGCCCCGCGTGCCTTATCGAAAACCGATACAGCGATGTTCAAGGCGTCGAGCTCTCGGGCCAGGGTGGCTCCTGTGAGGCCTGCTCCTACAATTGCTACTTTCATATTGTCTCCAGGTTTAACTTGGGGACGACCGAGGGAAATGGCCAGGGTCTAATCGAAGGTCTTTAGAAAAACCACAAAACCTCGCCGAAGCGGCGGTCGCTTTACTCAAATCACATCTACCAGCTCTAAATAATCGCGCACCAAACGCATAAAGCGGCGCTTGTTCTCCAATGTCGGAAAGAGTGGACTTAACTTTCCGCTTGCCAGCCGCAAATAACCTACTCGGTCAGCATCAAGCTGGCTGTAGGACTGGACCAGGAACTTAAAGTTTTCCTCGGGGTAAATCCCTGGACAACTGCGAGTCGCTATCAGTGTCGTCTCATTTACCTCTCGGTTCCAATGCCACTCTATCTGCTTGCAAGGGTCAGACTCTAATGCTTTTGAAGCCTCGTTGAACACATAGGCCGTTTCCTGAGTTCGGTTGTAAGCGAGAAACCATCGGTAACCGGGTTGACCCTGAGCGACAGTGGGCTTGGAAGGGTAGAAAAGCTCGATGCTCGTATCTTTTTTCTCCGTCCAATCGTAAAATACAGACCGCGTATTTTTGAAAAAGAGAACCGAGCTTGGTTTGGCATTGAAGCGAGGCTCAGCGTCGTAGAGGTCCTGACTCGAGGGAAAGCAGCCCCCAAACATCACCAAACAGACCACCAGCCCGAGATTCCTCACTTATACACCTGCCTCAGAACAAATCCCTTGAGCCGTTAAGTGAGCAACAATAGAACGCCCAAGTGTTAGAGCCTCCGTCGTGTCGACTCCCAAGACATGGTTGGCCACGCGGGAGCTGCCCTGCATTTCGTCTCGCCACTGACAAAAACCGTGGAAGGTCTCGGGCACGTCGGCCAGCCATGGCCTTTCGTCAAATGGGTGACTCGTTTTATCTTCCTTACGGTTCTTGAACCGCCGGTAGTGAATTTCCGGGCTTGGTGAGATCCCCAAAGAGTAGTGACTCAACTGAGTAAGCCCTTTAAGCGTGGGCCAAAACCCAACATCTTCCGTTACGAAAATACCGTAGGGGGTCTTCGGCAGCTCTTGTCGTAGAATATCGAGCTGAAGATCGCGAAATGTGTTCTCCAACGCTCGGCTCGCTAAACTCGGGATGGAACAGCCAAGGCGGTGCTCCACGAGGCGATCGAGATCAACAAATCGGATTCCCGTGATGCTCGCAATCCAGGCTGCCGAGCTCACAGCCCCGCTCCAAGGAGGTCCCAGCAACACGATCGGTTGATCGATGCTGTGCGTGGCGTAGTGGTCGTAGTAGCCCATCCCGTTTCTCCTTAGTTCAAGGAAGGGACGATCCAAAGCAGTTTAAACCCCTGGTCGTTCTCATCACACATACCCTACCTAAGTTGAGGAAACGATATGGACAACCACTTCAGCATTGAGACCATCTCATCAGCGCTGATCGTCGGCGGCGGTCGCGGCATCGGCTTAGGGATCGTCACACAATTGTTGGAGCGAAATCCGAACCTGAAGATTTGGGCGACCTACCGCACACCTGAAAAAGCGTCATCTTTATTGGGACTGCATAAGCAATTCCCAAAACAACTCCGCGCTCTACAAGTAGAGCCCGCCCAAGAAACTGACTTGCAAGAGGTTGCAAAAATAATAGGAGCCGAGGCACCAAACGGGTTGCTTGATCTCGTGGTGGTTGCGCCGGGAATACTTCACGCACCGGGAGGCAAACCAGAGAAATCACTGCGCGATATTAATCTCTCACAGCTCACCGAAGTTTTCACCGCCAACGCCTTCATCACACCGATGGTCGCCAAACATATCAAGAGTCTTTTATCCAGAAATCAACCATCATGCTTCGTTGCTTTATCGGCCATGGTGGGCAGCATCTCAGACAATGAGCTGGGTGGATGGTATGCCTACCGAGCCTCCAAGGCTGCCCTGAATATGTTTCTCAAAACCATTTCCATCGAGCTCAAACGCAGCGGTTACAAAACACGGGTCGCCGCCATCCATCCTGGCACCACAGAAACCGAACTATCCAAGTTATTCCTGTCTGGCGTTAAACATAAAGTATGGACTCCCGATGAAAGCGCCCACAACATCCTCAATGTTATTAATGAGCTCAGGCAAGAAGAGACGGGATGCTTCAAAAATTGGGACGGTAACAAGATTCCCTGGTGACCGCTGAGATTATTTAGGTTGCTACCCACCCGCTTTGCGCTACGCTAGTGAAAATATCGTTTGCCACATCAAGTCGTTAGGACCACTCATGCACCAAGTAACCATCGCGAAAACCATACCAGCATTTCTCATTATGGGACTACTCGGCTGCTCAGGAGAACCCGACCTCCTGCCCTCCTTTCTCTCGGATTCAAATCGAGACGGCGCCGTCAATGATGCCGACATTATTCCTGAGGGAGCAACCGCGGCTGATACCCTGATTCTTGCAAATATAGACGACGACGACTCCGATGGAACCTTAGACAGCTGGGATGCGATCATCAACGGTAATCCTGACTCGCTCGACATCTCGCGGCTGACCTTAGCTCAGTCTCCAGACCTACCAAGCGATGCTAAGGTCTACATGTACATAACCAACGCCACTGCTGCCAAACGGATCAACATCTGGCAACTCAGCCCAGCACCTGCTGTGATTTTATCTCACGGTTCTCACGAGGCCATCGAATTGCCCGCAGATGTGATGCGAGACGGAGATGTCACACTGGGAATCGAGGCACTCGCGGTGCGAACCACCACTTGGGATGGGCGGGTGGAGTTCGTGATCGAAGTGAGAGAAGGCGACACCGAATACCAAGCCGGCACGCTTACTCTCACACCGCCTCAATCAGCAGTTAGAGCCGCGGAAGCTGGGGTCTGGAGCTGCGACCCACGGTTTCAAGGAGCTGGAGACGGCTGTGACTGTGGATGCGGGGCTGTCGACCCCGATTGCACAGGCACCCAGCTCGGTGACTGCGACTACTTCTTTTGCGGCGCGGATGCCTTTGAAGCAGGCTCAATCGCCGACTGCGCACCCACCGGTGGGAACATGACAGTGCCAGAGCTGCCTTTGGTATTAGCAAAGCAAAGCATGTCGCTGCGGGTCACTCCGGTTATCTTCACGACGAATTTAGAAACCCCCGAACGCTTGCACATGATGCGTATCACCAATCAAAACGAAGGTGAGACTGAGTTTCTATGGCAGGCATTTACCCAAAATGAGAGCATCGGATACGAGACGGTCGATGTCCCATCGGAAACGTACCGCGGGGATAGATGGGTGCAAGATACCGTACAGCCCGCCTATCAAGTGGTTCCGCATGTGGATGGGTGGCATGAAATCAAAACCCACTTACAAGTAGAACGAAGAAGAGAGCTTCTTGGGTTTGTTCGCAATGAACTCTTCGGACCCAACCGCGCCATGGCCTACCCCGGCGGTGACG
This DNA window, taken from Deltaproteobacteria bacterium, encodes the following:
- a CDS encoding sigma-70 family RNA polymerase sigma factor, whose protein sequence is MSRPSPRNCETVAPKKQWFKRGGRYRTLNQEQEQDSLTRFMEAREQLRALVEASPLTVNFLDSMRRVDIVDPAGPESASGNQASGDPNTKKELRIQHKLQKLRAEHLELSRLEQSQKAPASVARRLKTISKSLSKELAKMQLTEDSVQNIGAYILKLHEKALHLRMKVSQGRLEMKDCEEFEARYVTSLDYLRGFAIKVQAQVDAMSVATNEIIEHCVPMVIRVAGNYHRHDFQLDDLVQEGMMGVLIALERFDLGRGVRFKTYANYWVRQSVGRSVLDRGRKIRVPRHAMAMYSRVMKTRSYLSEYADDVSAQDISGALRVPLQSVERALNMVQQPLSLDVALGGGEGGTIADFLSDDDAFDPEEETMFHLLSDEIKEVLSELPEREARIIRMRYGFGEPKQYTLRELGEAMGISRERVRQLEQQALGRIRASSHIGNLREFLGAGGSHFGSQDQGAASIAE
- a CDS encoding SDR family NAD(P)-dependent oxidoreductase; the encoded protein is MDNHFSIETISSALIVGGGRGIGLGIVTQLLERNPNLKIWATYRTPEKASSLLGLHKQFPKQLRALQVEPAQETDLQEVAKIIGAEAPNGLLDLVVVAPGILHAPGGKPEKSLRDINLSQLTEVFTANAFITPMVAKHIKSLLSRNQPSCFVALSAMVGSISDNELGGWYAYRASKAALNMFLKTISIELKRSGYKTRVAAIHPGTTETELSKLFLSGVKHKVWTPDESAHNILNVINELRQEETGCFKNWDGNKIPW
- a CDS encoding NAD(P)-binding protein translates to MKVAIVGAGLTGATLARELDALNIAVSVFDKARGAGGQCSTRRSEEGIFDHGAPYFTVSSPHFLEQVRAWEQAGVVSAWQPKVVCSSSFGLVSARATSIRYLGIPGMNELCKQQLGEIAPQFSCRVAKISYEDDRWKLESEDGQDLGHFDALVLTVPPAQAAALCSPFPEYVDELCAMRTQSVWAAMLCFEEPLATSCDEIVFEKGPLAKAIRNSSKPNRNPGENWVLHASHDWTAENLNLTKDESAEILWETFRDALGIEDRRPARLIGHRWLYAQPYQQADYQPLVCEKRRLMATGSYTRSGTLEGAWLSAQRAAEEIKEWNSEATP